In Thermogemmatispora onikobensis, a genomic segment contains:
- a CDS encoding cyclase family protein — protein sequence MTRLIDLSQEIYQGMYVYPGHLKTVIWEHHSHEETRKNFEGGFSYQSRGLLMSDHGPTHVDALSHLDPRPEAPSIDQMALDLFYGPALCLDVSFKEPQSYIGARDLDLALEGSRSELRRGDILLLYTGTYNRYHGTAAYLSQYPGLDEAGSSWLVEHGVKTFGVDAPSPDNPISRTYPCHMMCRAHGITHYENLANLEQLVGRRFIFAGFPLRIRQGTGSPVRAVAILEDEIDDKR from the coding sequence ATGACACGCCTGATCGACCTATCCCAGGAAATCTACCAGGGCATGTACGTCTATCCGGGTCACCTGAAGACCGTGATCTGGGAGCACCATTCGCATGAAGAGACGCGCAAGAACTTCGAAGGTGGTTTCTCCTACCAGTCGCGCGGGCTGCTCATGAGCGACCACGGTCCCACTCACGTTGACGCTCTCAGCCACCTTGATCCGCGTCCCGAGGCTCCCTCGATCGACCAGATGGCGCTCGATCTCTTCTATGGTCCAGCGCTCTGCCTTGATGTCTCCTTTAAGGAGCCGCAGAGCTACATCGGAGCGCGCGATCTCGATCTGGCCCTGGAAGGCTCCAGAAGCGAGCTGCGGCGCGGCGATATCCTGTTGCTCTACACTGGCACCTACAACCGTTACCACGGTACCGCTGCCTATCTGAGCCAGTACCCCGGCCTCGATGAGGCTGGAAGCAGCTGGCTGGTTGAGCATGGGGTCAAAACCTTCGGCGTGGATGCGCCCAGCCCAGATAATCCCATCAGCCGAACCTATCCCTGTCATATGATGTGCCGTGCCCACGGAATCACCCATTACGAGAACCTGGCCAACCTTGAGCAACTGGTGGGGCGACGCTTCATCTTTGCCGGCTTCCCCCTGCGCATTCGCCAGGGCACCGGCTCGCCGGTGCGCGCTGTCGCCATTCTCGAAGACGAGATCGATGACAAGCGGTGA
- a CDS encoding class I adenylate-forming enzyme family protein gives MRPEPSVTSGPLPERTRETHYGRTVLTYARRPRHFNEVLRRSVETFPEKTALVFEGQRWSYRHLWEEACSLAAVLQEDYAFGVGERLAVLTGNLPEFVIAAVGCSLLGAVLVPLNTRLRGPELGALLAHSGSRVLITTTEHWEQLAPEQAALKELRGVFVIGDEHAQGQAGTRPWRDLLRGGHPRPVEINEDSPVYLCYTSGTTGLPKGVICTHFNLIHTLLNYELVKGLSADDVTLLGVPIFHITGLAAQFAQFLYQGGTLVLQRLPFRPGPALELIERERVTHFFGVPTMYIMLMNHSDFRQRDSSSLRLAASGGAPLPPDVVRSWTQQAPQVRFFNFYGLTETTSPATCLPDRYKLERPGSAGLPLPVSELLVVGDHHEPVPPGEVGELAIRGPMVFKEYWRNPEATQAAFLDGGWFLTGDMARLDEDGFVHIVDRKKDMINRAGEKIYCAEVENVLYGHPAVLEVAVVGQADPFYGEIVKAVVVPRPGQVLDSEALRTFAAQHLASFKVPALIEVRDELPRNPGGKVMKQLLRGR, from the coding sequence ATGAGGCCGGAGCCGTCAGTTACGTCTGGGCCTCTTCCAGAGCGCACGCGCGAGACCCATTACGGCAGAACGGTCCTGACCTATGCTCGTCGCCCACGGCATTTCAACGAGGTACTGCGCCGCTCGGTGGAGACCTTCCCAGAGAAAACCGCGCTGGTCTTCGAAGGCCAGCGCTGGAGCTATCGTCACCTCTGGGAGGAGGCCTGTTCGCTGGCAGCAGTTCTGCAAGAGGATTACGCTTTCGGCGTTGGCGAGCGCCTGGCGGTTCTTACTGGCAACCTCCCGGAGTTCGTCATTGCCGCAGTTGGCTGCTCGTTGCTGGGGGCGGTGCTGGTACCACTCAATACGCGCCTGCGTGGGCCGGAGCTGGGGGCTTTGCTGGCGCATTCTGGCAGCCGGGTGCTGATTACAACAACAGAGCACTGGGAGCAACTGGCCCCAGAGCAGGCAGCCTTGAAGGAACTCCGGGGCGTCTTTGTGATTGGCGACGAGCACGCCCAGGGGCAGGCGGGAACTCGTCCCTGGCGCGACCTGCTGCGCGGCGGCCACCCCAGGCCGGTCGAGATCAACGAAGACAGCCCGGTCTACCTCTGCTATACCTCGGGGACCACCGGCCTGCCCAAGGGAGTCATCTGCACCCACTTTAACCTCATCCACACCCTCCTCAACTACGAGCTGGTCAAGGGACTGAGCGCTGACGACGTCACTCTGCTCGGCGTTCCCATCTTTCATATTACCGGGCTGGCGGCCCAGTTCGCCCAGTTTCTCTATCAGGGCGGCACGCTTGTCCTGCAGCGCCTGCCTTTCCGGCCCGGCCCGGCACTAGAGCTGATCGAACGCGAGCGCGTGACACACTTCTTCGGCGTGCCCACGATGTACATCATGCTCATGAATCACAGCGATTTTCGGCAGCGCGACAGCTCATCGCTGCGCCTGGCGGCCTCGGGTGGGGCCCCTTTGCCACCAGATGTCGTGCGGAGCTGGACGCAGCAAGCCCCGCAGGTGCGGTTTTTCAACTTCTACGGCCTGACCGAGACCACCTCGCCTGCGACCTGCCTGCCGGACCGCTACAAGCTAGAGCGACCCGGCTCGGCGGGGTTGCCCCTGCCGGTCAGCGAGCTGCTGGTTGTAGGCGATCATCATGAGCCGGTGCCTCCAGGGGAGGTCGGCGAGCTGGCTATTCGCGGCCCTATGGTCTTCAAAGAGTACTGGCGCAATCCAGAGGCGACGCAGGCGGCCTTTCTCGACGGCGGCTGGTTCCTGACAGGTGACATGGCCCGCCTTGACGAGGATGGTTTCGTGCACATTGTGGATCGCAAAAAGGATATGATTAATAGAGCAGGAGAAAAAATCTACTGCGCCGAAGTCGAAAATGTTCTGTATGGCCATCCCGCTGTGCTGGAAGTGGCCGTCGTTGGACAGGCGGACCCGTTCTACGGAGAAATCGTGAAGGCGGTAGTGGTGCCGCGTCCGGGTCAGGTGCTGGATAGCGAAGCGCTGCGGACCTTCGCGGCGCAGCACCTGGCCTCGTTTAAAGTGCCAGCGCTGATCGAAGTGCGGGACGAGCTGCCGCGCAACCCTGGCGGGAAGGTCATGAAGCAGCTACTGCGAGGGAGATGA
- a CDS encoding hydroxyacid-oxoacid transhydrogenase, which produces MGCLDIPNETVFVMEMTPIKFGVGATAEVAYDAKRLGIQRALIVTDRGLMQLGLPERVRRLLTEAGLQADIYDDVHVEPTDRSFEEIARFIEGRNYDGMIAIGGGSSIDTAKWARLYATYPAPLMDYVNKPIGKGQPVPGPLKPLIAIPTTAGTGSETTAVAILDILALKVKTGISHPFLRPTFAIIDPLNTVTLPPMATAYPGFDVLTHALESYTSRPYQARPRHKPEERPVYVGSNPISDLWCEKALEYLGRYLRRAVLNGMDVEARTYLALAATYAGIGFGNAGVHIPHALAYPIAGMVKRFSPPDYPREEPLIPHGLSVIVTAPATFRWTYPADPERHLRAAQLLGAQVSGLNEAQRREILPQTLLTLMRDTGVPSDLGALGYTGEEIPALVEGALKQQRLLVNSPRAVGAEELRLLIEQSFEAAPRT; this is translated from the coding sequence ATGGGGTGCCTCGACATTCCGAACGAAACCGTCTTTGTCATGGAGATGACCCCCATCAAGTTTGGCGTAGGAGCAACTGCCGAAGTGGCCTATGATGCCAAACGGCTGGGTATCCAGCGCGCCTTGATCGTCACCGATCGCGGCCTCATGCAGCTCGGCCTGCCCGAGCGCGTGCGCCGTCTGCTCACCGAGGCGGGCCTCCAGGCAGACATCTACGATGACGTTCACGTCGAACCGACGGATCGCTCGTTTGAAGAGATCGCCCGCTTCATCGAGGGCCGCAACTACGATGGGATGATCGCCATTGGCGGAGGCAGCAGCATCGATACTGCCAAGTGGGCGCGCCTCTATGCCACCTACCCGGCGCCGCTCATGGACTACGTCAATAAGCCCATCGGCAAGGGGCAGCCCGTCCCCGGACCGCTCAAGCCGCTCATCGCCATACCGACAACCGCCGGCACAGGCAGCGAAACAACGGCGGTGGCCATTCTAGATATCCTCGCTCTCAAAGTCAAAACTGGCATCTCGCACCCCTTTCTCCGTCCCACATTCGCTATTATCGACCCCCTCAACACAGTCACCCTGCCACCGATGGCGACGGCCTATCCTGGCTTCGATGTCCTCACCCACGCGCTGGAGTCCTATACCAGCCGGCCTTACCAAGCTCGCCCGCGCCACAAGCCGGAGGAGCGTCCGGTCTATGTAGGGAGCAACCCCATCAGCGATCTCTGGTGCGAGAAGGCGCTGGAATATCTCGGGCGCTACCTGCGCAGGGCCGTCCTCAACGGCATGGATGTCGAGGCCCGCACCTATCTGGCGCTGGCAGCCACCTATGCCGGCATCGGCTTCGGCAACGCCGGCGTCCATATTCCGCATGCCCTCGCCTATCCCATCGCCGGCATGGTCAAGCGCTTCTCGCCGCCTGACTATCCGCGCGAAGAGCCGCTCATCCCGCATGGCCTCTCAGTGATCGTCACCGCGCCAGCAACCTTTCGCTGGACCTATCCCGCTGACCCGGAGCGTCATCTGCGGGCAGCCCAGTTGCTCGGGGCCCAGGTCAGCGGCTTGAATGAGGCGCAGCGACGCGAGATCCTGCCACAGACCTTGCTGACCCTCATGCGCGATACGGGGGTGCCCAGCGACCTGGGGGCGCTCGGCTATACAGGTGAGGAGATACCAGCCCTCGTCGAGGGAGCGCTCAAACAGCAGCGCCTCCTCGTCAACAGTCCACGCGCTGTAGGTGCCGAAGAGCTGCGCCTGCTGATCGAGCAGAGCTTTGAGGCTGCTCCCAGGACCTGA
- a CDS encoding LacI family DNA-binding transcriptional regulator, whose amino-acid sequence MTTIKDVARAAGVSVSTVSHVLSGRRPISEPTRLRVLEAIERLGYRPNRLAQGLVSKSSRSLGLLVPDLANPFFGSMAEAMEIAAHDRGYSVILCNTNLDPKREADYLSMLLSRQVDGLLYFPGTRVPNRALLEAVAAGVPVVVVDERIDNLPGVFVDNFDGGRQLGRLLAQLGHRSLLFIGGPEGLPTVTDRLNGLRAGLAEGGSASATVNLLLRFGEYRASHGYETIHACAREGVFAAVGDERPTAVVAANDMIALGALRALRELQLQVPRDCSLTGFDGVEFTAMITPSLTTVQQPSTRVATAAVELLLQRIEAHEHHRDRERANHEHQPSAEATPVIPHVVLPVTLVVRESVAPPPQRR is encoded by the coding sequence ATGACCACCATCAAAGATGTTGCGCGGGCGGCGGGTGTCTCGGTAAGCACGGTCTCGCATGTGCTCTCGGGGCGGAGACCGATCAGCGAGCCTACGCGCCTGCGGGTTCTGGAAGCCATCGAGCGTCTGGGCTATCGCCCGAATCGGCTGGCCCAGGGCCTGGTGAGCAAAAGCAGCCGTTCGCTAGGGCTGCTGGTGCCGGACCTGGCCAACCCGTTCTTTGGCAGCATGGCTGAGGCGATGGAGATCGCCGCGCACGACCGGGGCTATAGCGTCATTCTCTGTAACACGAATCTTGATCCGAAGCGGGAGGCCGACTATCTTTCGATGCTGCTCAGTCGTCAGGTTGACGGCCTGCTCTATTTCCCCGGGACGCGCGTTCCCAATCGAGCGCTGCTGGAGGCGGTGGCTGCCGGGGTGCCTGTGGTAGTCGTTGACGAGCGTATCGATAATCTGCCAGGCGTCTTCGTGGACAACTTTGATGGGGGGCGCCAGCTTGGGCGGCTGCTTGCGCAGTTGGGGCACCGCTCGCTGCTCTTTATCGGCGGGCCGGAGGGTCTGCCCACTGTCACCGATCGCCTGAATGGTCTCCGCGCCGGCCTGGCCGAAGGCGGGAGTGCGTCCGCCACCGTAAACCTGCTCCTGCGCTTTGGCGAGTATCGCGCCAGTCACGGTTACGAGACCATCCATGCCTGTGCGCGTGAGGGAGTCTTTGCTGCTGTGGGGGACGAGCGTCCGACCGCGGTCGTGGCGGCCAACGATATGATTGCTCTTGGGGCGCTGCGCGCCTTGCGTGAGCTGCAGCTACAGGTGCCGCGCGACTGCTCGCTCACTGGCTTCGATGGCGTTGAGTTCACGGCCATGATCACGCCATCGCTAACGACGGTCCAACAGCCATCGACGCGGGTAGCCACTGCCGCCGTGGAGCTGCTGCTCCAGCGCATCGAGGCCCACGAGCACCACCGTGACCGCGAGCGCGCCAATCATGAGCATCAGCCCTCTGCGGAGGCCACGCCTGTGATCCCGCACGTCGTTCTACCGGTCACGCTCGTGGTACGCGAGTCGGTGGCGCCACCGCCGCAGCGGCGCTAG
- a CDS encoding APC family permease, with the protein MSTVSKGTAGTTTHFVRNATGLVRELSPFDAFNLVFSAVLIPVGITQVFSFAPTFWPGANVLISFLLSLPLVFCFGMVYLYFTVAMPRSGGDYVWVSRVLGPGIGFLTNLTLTFVFTTWISFNFTTMLTLLGPSLGFVAGFTWAPDQLTQFLIATVLTVVFAGLMVLGARRVARYMLVMFVVVWLGMLVWLIGLAMTDHSAFVSNFNAHSGTTLATVVSTAAKAGFSSGAGLDWAGTIFAMIYAFQVFTGFQWTGYFAGEIKNVRRTATFSILGALLISALLYILGSALIYRTYGSEFGSLVYLGFNVSPSPLSFAPYLPSLVKFLSLPTFLQVFVTACFVLSVLWWTPTGFMIATRNLFAWSFDRLAPAGVAEVSERLHTPVIATVVIALWIELLNYLNIYQGLSALLINVIAVMALAFIAVALAAILMPFTRPSLFEEAPAMVRARLLGIPVLTLVGIVMLLSWAFVLYVTFATTAFGKVSLLSMAEAFAVPILGLIYYLIVRLIRQRQGIQLSAAFREIPPE; encoded by the coding sequence ATGTCTACCGTCAGCAAGGGAACAGCCGGCACCACGACGCACTTTGTGCGCAATGCCACCGGTCTGGTGCGCGAGCTGTCGCCGTTTGACGCCTTCAACCTGGTGTTTTCCGCTGTCCTCATTCCGGTGGGGATCACCCAGGTCTTCTCATTTGCGCCCACCTTCTGGCCTGGTGCGAATGTCCTGATCTCCTTCTTGCTCTCCCTGCCGCTGGTCTTCTGCTTTGGCATGGTCTACCTCTATTTCACGGTAGCGATGCCGCGCTCCGGCGGTGACTATGTCTGGGTCAGCCGGGTACTGGGGCCGGGGATTGGCTTCTTGACCAATCTGACGCTGACCTTTGTCTTCACGACCTGGATCTCCTTTAATTTCACGACCATGCTCACGCTGCTGGGTCCCAGCCTGGGCTTTGTGGCCGGTTTCACCTGGGCCCCCGACCAGCTCACGCAGTTTCTGATCGCGACTGTCCTCACCGTGGTCTTCGCTGGCCTGATGGTGCTGGGGGCCCGGCGAGTAGCGCGCTACATGTTGGTGATGTTTGTCGTGGTCTGGCTGGGCATGCTGGTCTGGCTGATTGGTCTGGCGATGACCGATCACAGCGCATTTGTCAGCAATTTTAACGCGCATAGCGGGACCACCCTGGCCACAGTTGTCAGCACGGCGGCGAAGGCTGGTTTCTCGTCGGGTGCGGGTCTGGACTGGGCTGGGACGATCTTTGCCATGATCTACGCCTTCCAGGTCTTCACGGGTTTCCAGTGGACCGGCTACTTTGCGGGTGAGATCAAGAATGTGCGGCGGACCGCGACCTTCTCGATTCTGGGGGCTTTGCTTATCAGTGCTCTGCTCTACATCTTGGGGAGCGCCCTGATCTATCGCACCTATGGCTCGGAATTTGGCTCGCTGGTCTATCTGGGCTTCAACGTCTCGCCTTCGCCCTTGTCATTTGCTCCGTACTTACCGTCGCTGGTCAAATTCCTCTCGCTGCCCACTTTCCTACAGGTGTTTGTAACCGCCTGCTTTGTGCTCTCGGTGCTCTGGTGGACGCCGACCGGCTTTATGATCGCCACGCGCAACCTCTTCGCCTGGTCCTTTGATCGTCTGGCGCCGGCGGGGGTGGCGGAAGTGAGCGAGCGCCTGCACACGCCGGTGATCGCCACAGTGGTCATTGCCCTCTGGATCGAGTTGCTCAATTACCTCAACATCTATCAGGGCCTGAGTGCCCTCCTGATCAACGTGATTGCGGTCATGGCGCTGGCCTTTATCGCTGTGGCCCTGGCGGCGATCTTGATGCCCTTCACGCGCCCATCGCTCTTTGAAGAGGCGCCGGCGATGGTGCGCGCACGCCTGCTCGGCATCCCTGTACTGACGCTGGTCGGCATCGTCATGCTCTTGAGCTGGGCCTTTGTCCTCTATGTCACCTTTGCGACGACCGCCTTTGGAAAGGTCTCGCTGCTCTCAATGGCGGAGGCCTTCGCCGTGCCCATCTTGGGCCTGATCTACTATCTGATCGTACGCTTGATCCGCCAGCGCCAGGGCATCCAGCTCAGCGCGGCCTTCCGGGAGATTCCTCCTGAATAG
- a CDS encoding BtpA/SgcQ family protein, whose product MSERAAGPGSVLEQLFGRPRPVIAMMHLPPLPGRPLYDSRGGMAAIVDALRRDLEVLQEGGVDGLLFCNEGDRPYALKIDRAQVAAMAAAIGELRPYLSLPYGVDLLWDPLAALAVAQAVRASFVREVFTGVYDSDMGLWQPDAAAALDYRRQIGADNIRLFFNIEPEFARPLSPRPIGALARSVVVSSLADAILISGPMAGAEADLSHIREAKAAVPSTPVLANTGVRIETVRATLAVADGVIVGTGLKRDGYTWNPVDPERVRRFMDEVRAAREEA is encoded by the coding sequence ATGTCAGAGAGAGCAGCAGGGCCAGGCTCCGTGCTTGAGCAGCTCTTCGGACGCCCGCGCCCGGTGATCGCCATGATGCATTTGCCGCCCTTACCGGGGCGACCGCTCTATGACAGTCGCGGCGGGATGGCCGCCATCGTCGACGCCCTGCGGCGCGATCTGGAAGTCCTTCAGGAGGGGGGAGTAGACGGGTTGCTCTTCTGCAATGAAGGCGATCGTCCCTATGCCCTCAAGATCGATCGCGCTCAGGTAGCGGCGATGGCCGCTGCCATTGGCGAGCTGCGTCCCTATCTGAGCTTGCCTTATGGGGTTGACCTGCTCTGGGACCCACTGGCGGCGCTGGCGGTCGCCCAGGCGGTACGAGCCAGTTTCGTGCGCGAGGTCTTCACTGGTGTCTACGACAGTGACATGGGCCTCTGGCAGCCTGATGCCGCTGCGGCCCTGGACTATCGCCGGCAGATCGGGGCCGACAACATTCGGCTCTTCTTCAACATCGAGCCGGAGTTTGCCCGTCCACTTAGCCCGCGCCCCATTGGAGCGCTGGCGCGGAGCGTCGTTGTTTCCTCACTGGCCGATGCCATTCTGATTTCCGGTCCAATGGCTGGAGCTGAGGCCGATCTCAGTCACATTCGCGAGGCCAAGGCGGCAGTTCCTTCCACACCAGTGCTGGCCAACACCGGGGTACGTATTGAGACCGTGCGCGCCACCCTGGCGGTGGCGGATGGCGTGATCGTCGGCACTGGTCTCAAGCGCGACGGCTATACCTGGAACCCGGTCGACCCGGAGCGTGTGCGGCGCTTTATGGATGAGGTGCGGGCTGCGCGCGAGGAGGCCTGA